One Erpetoichthys calabaricus chromosome 9, fErpCal1.3, whole genome shotgun sequence genomic region harbors:
- the LOC114656992 gene encoding uncharacterized protein LOC114656992 has translation MFANFGNVLQLTQTLEMYRLLGAGKVVIYKTSCSDQVQEVLDYYAKEGFVQVFEWTVNLYLNPSSSWRYALHQADLHYHGQIPALNDCLYRNMHSSSYLVLIDHDEIIVPYKHDNWRDLIESLRKATPSANIFRFTNRIFPTDTYGKDSGTLQWNDIPGVNILQFVNRETELESYDPKKMIVDPRIAYKASVHYLMEHFGSEKEVDEHDALLFHCKEHKVISEPLNDRRITRYDAQLRINVNQVLSKTLRRSYPLVVTPVGSTNIFIISAFYDNRIIKGQPLDVIHIIGIVKRDQFENQQEKLHCHIECESVIYHRDVHVHLYKDHNGFPYGTADFLCKNPCGSAALIRVAVSTSDLRSSTDGYLYVHTSKAAQPAQPQRDFTVCISTMAGNYDNVLQLVQSIEMYHLLGADKVFIYKTNCSSMVQKVLDFYTTEGFLVVFNWTVDSYLKSSEIFNHGQNTALHDCIYRNMYTSRYLVLSDLGEILLPYKHETWGDLLKSLRSENSRPRIFAFTSYMFYHTTNHEVSGGSEWENITGVNILHHVYREKGGKGSKKIIVDPQMVEEVFIPELLQNGEEMKQVDKDDALLFHCNDHTASLKVSYDPRILNYESKLKENVNTMLRKTLRR, from the exons ATGTTTGCTAACTTTGGTAACGTCCTGCAACTCACCCAAACCCTGGAGATGTACAGACTTCTGGGGGCAGGCAAAGTGGTCATTTATAAAACGAGCTGCTCTGACCAGGTACAGGAGGTGCTGGACTACTATGCAAAAGAAGGGTTTGTCCAAGTGTTTGAATGGACAGTGAATTTGTATCTCAACCCTTCTTCAAGCTGGAGGTATGCTTTGCACCAGGCGGACTTGCACTATCACGGCCAGATTCCAGCACTAAATGACTGTTTGTACAGGAACATGCACTCCAGCAGTTACTTGGTTCTTATTGACCATGATGAGATCATCGTACCCTACAAACATGACAACTGGAGAGACCTGATAGAATCTCTAAGGAAAGCAACACCTAGTGCCAACATTTTTAGGTTCACAAACCGTATATTTCCCACCGATACATATGGCAAAGACTCTGGCACCCTGCAATGGAATGATATTCCTGGAGTCAATATTTTGCAATTTGTCAACAGGGAAACAGAACTTGAAAGCTATGACCCAAAAAAGATGATTGTGGATCCCAGAATTGCCTATAAAGCCTCGGTTCATTACCTAATGGAACATTTTGGAAGTGAGAAAGAGGTTGACGAACATGACGCCCTATTGTTCCATTGTAAAGAACACAAAGTAATCTCAGAACCGTTGAATGACAGACGGATCACCCGTTATGATGCTCAGCTCAGAATAAACGTGAATCAAGTTTTGAGCAAAACTCTAAGAAG ATCTTACCCTCTAGTGGTCACACCTGTGGGCAGTACAAATATCTTTattatttcagcattttatgaCAATAGGATAATAAAGGGGCAGCCTTTGGATGTGATCCATATTATTGGAATTGTAAAGCGGGATCAATTTGAAAACCAGCAGGAGAAACTTCACTGTCACATTGAGTGTGAGAGTGTCATTTACCATCGTGATGTTCATGTTCATCTCTACAAGGATCACAATGGCTTCCCTTATGGTACTGCTGATTTCCTCTGCAAGAACCCATGTGGATCTGCTGCTTTGATCCGAGTTGCTGTGAGTACAAGTGATTTAAGAAGCTCGACTGATGGATATTTGTATGTTCATACTTCCAAAGCTGCCCAACCTGCCCAACCGCAAAGGGACTTTACGGTGTGTATTTCAACAATGGCCGGTAATTATGATAATGTCCTGCAGCTTGTCCAGTCCATTGAGATGTACCACCTGCTGGGGGCCGACAAGGTCTTCATATACAAAACTAACTGCTCTTCCATGGTTCAAAAGGTGCTGGATTTCTATACCACGGAGGGCTTCTTGGTGGTCTTCAACTGGACTGTGGATTCCTACTTAAAATCTTCTGAGATATTTAATCACGGCCAGAATACAGCACTTCATGATTGCATTTACAGAAACATGTACACCAGCAGGTACCTGGTTCTCAGCGACCTTGGGGAAATTCTTCTTCCATACAAGCATGAAACCTGGGGGGATCTTCTCAAGTCCCTCAGAAGTGAAAACTCCAGGCCTAGGATTTTCGCATTTACCAGTTACATGTTTTACCATACCACCAACCACGAGGTTTCAGGTGGATCAGAATGGGAGAATATAACTGGAGTGAATATACTGCACCATGTGTACAGAGAGAAAGGGGGCAAAGGGTCTAAGAAGATCATTGTAGACCCACAAATGGTAGAAGAGGTGTTTATTCCAGAATTACTACAGAACGGTGAAGAAATGAAGCAGGTTGATAAAGATGATGCACTGTTGTTCCATTGTAATGATCATACAGCTAGCTTGAAAGTGTCATATGACCCAAGAATATTAAATTATGAATCTAAACTTAAGGAGAATGTCAACACCATGCTGAGGAAAACCCTAAGAAGGTAA